The following proteins come from a genomic window of Montipora foliosa isolate CH-2021 chromosome 2, ASM3666993v2, whole genome shotgun sequence:
- the LOC137992000 gene encoding keratinocyte-associated protein 2-like, whose product MALPSYTSFLFASTLTVLTFAGMQVFKTNLASSEWMTILGGFIGSQLFIFLLTAVGNLETSMFGRNFQTKLFPEVILCLVVAMFASGLVHRVCVTTCFLFSLVAIYYINKIAASVHAPTTNPTPQLRTKKNR is encoded by the exons ATGG CTCTGCCATCGTATACTTCGTTCCTGTTTGCGTCTACGTTGACTGTGCTTACTTTCGCTGGGATGCAAGTGTTTAAAACCAACTTGGCATCTAGTGAATGGATGACCATCCTTGGGGGTTTTATTGGATCACagctttttatttttcttctaaCT GCAGTTGGGAATTTAGAGACTTCCATGTTTGGACGAAATTTTCAAACCAAGTTGTTTCCTGAAG TTATCCTTTGTTTGGTAGTTGCCATGTTTGCCTCAGGTTTAGTTCACAGGGTGTGTGTAACAACATG tttcttgttttctttggtTGCCATATACTACATCAACAAAATTGCTGCCAGTGTGCATGCACCCACAACAAACCCTACTCCACAACTGAGGACAAAAAAGAATCGCTAA
- the LOC137991993 gene encoding small ribosomal subunit protein eS6-like, with the protein MKLNISYPATGCQKLIEVDDERKLRPFYDKRISAECNAECLGDEWKGYLVRISGGNDKQGFPMKQGIMTNGRVRLLLSKGHSCYRPRRTGERKRKSVRGCIVDSQLSVLNLVIVKKGENDIPGLTDKTVPRRLGPKRASKIKKMFNLSKEDDVRQYVIRRPLPVKEGKKPKTKAPKIQRLVTPRVLRRRRKLVAIKKMRIKKAKEAHAEYTKLLAKKAKEAKEKRHEMIKRRRISSSQRESVSSAK; encoded by the exons ATGAAG CTAAATATCTCCTACCCAGCAACTGGTTGCCAGAAGCTTATTGAAGTTGATGATGAACGGAAACT TCGTCCTTTCTATGACAAGCGCATTTCTGCTGAGTGCAATGCTGAATGTCTTGGTGATGAATGGAAG GGATATTTAGTGAGAATCTCTGGAGGGAATGACAAGCAGGGTTTTCCCATGAAGCAGGGAATCATGACAAATGGCCGTGTCCGCCTTCTGTTATCCAAGGGTCATTCATGCTACAGGCCTCGCAGAACCGGTGAACGCAAGCGCAAGTCGGTGCGTGGCTGCATTGTGGACTCCCAGCTTAGTGTTCTCAATCTTGTCATTGTCAAGAAAGGAGAAAACGATATCCCAGGCTTAACGGATAAAACTGTGCCACGCCGTCTTGGACCTAAAAGAGCAAGCAAGATCAAGAAGATGTTTAATCTGTCCAAGGAAGATGATGTACGCCAGTATGTCATTAGGAGGCCTCTTCCAGTTAAGGAAGGAAAGAAGCCCAAAACAAAGGCACCAAAGATCCAACGCTTGGTCACTCCACGTGTACTCCGGCGTAGACGTAAGCTCGTGGCTATAAAAAAGATGAGAATTAAAAAAGCGAAAGAAGCGCATGCCGAGTACACCAAACTGCTGGCCAAGAAAGCAAAAGAGGCAAAAGAAAAGCGTCATGAAATGATAAAACGTAGGCGTATTTCCTCAAGTCAGCGGGAGTCAGTCAGCAGTGCCAAATGA
- the LOC137991998 gene encoding DET1 homolog has product MTGKSRISRISSQYGGHTGSRVENMADLPLQFKPRRIPNQNLVWRLRQRETHFPKPGTHWHQARAFTQNIFPNFTIVNVETPPCYLRKFSPDGRYFVAFSLDQSSVEVYEFQGPAAAETLLATEPSDNVIRSQLFSSFFRLSSVVTVAQNGEHLNRECSLFTDDGRYVIVGSASYVPEEPHPFFFDIYSNNESVSPNPRSPLEDYTIHIVDMKTGTLSDSRVFKCDKIFLSHNQGLYLYRDLLAILSVQQQVIHIFQVTADGRFIDVRSIGRFCYEDDEFMLASVGNVDANGQPIRPYMETCLNGLKHRILAHLWRCAHNEGTPLAMGRFYQNVELFRALRMWKMQLFDGRILLIKYASEDVVTLRVPDPNSQPSFFIVYDMETTNVLAVFENTSEKLLELFEQFCDSFRNAMLHSPAQFTCSASSNIFARQIQRRFKHTIVNAKYGGYTEAVKRLLAQLPISSQSYSSSPYLDLSLFKYDDKWVSVMERPKACGDHPIRFYSRDAGLLKFKIHAGFLGRPIPPTGKRLVAFTFHPLYPFAISVQKTNAEYVVNFHIRHLSGGLEHT; this is encoded by the exons ATGACCGGAAAGTCCCGGATATCAAGAATATCAAGCCAATATGGTGGACACACCGGCAGCAGAGTTGAGAATATGGCGGATTTGCCATTGCAGTTTAAGCCGAGGAGAATCCCAAACCAGAATTTAGTTTGGAGGCTGCGACAAAGAGAAACCCACTTCCCAAAACCCGGAACTCACTGGCATCAAGCAAGAGCTTTCACGCAGAACATCTTTCCTAACTTCACAATTGTTAATGTAGAGACACCACCTTGTTACCTGCGAAAATTTTCACCAGATGGTCGTTACTTTGTGGCGTTCTCTTTAGACCAGAGCTCTGTTGAGGTATACGAGTTCCAAGGCCCCGCAGCTGCTGAAACTCTTCTTGCCACAGAACCCTCAGACAATGTTATCAGAAGCCAgctgttctcaagttttttcCGTCTTAGTTCTGTGGTAACCGTTGCACAGAATGGAGAGCATTTGAACAGAGAGTGTAGCTTGTTTACTGATGACGGGCGATATGTTATTGTTGGATCAGCGTCTTACGTTCCCGAGGAACCACATCCTTTTTTCTTTGATATTTACAGCAACAATGAATCGGTGTCACCAAATCCTAGATCTCCCCTGGAGGATTATACAATCCATATCGTTGACATGAAAACAGGAACATTATCAGACTCCAGGGTTttcaaatgtgacaaaatatttcTGTCACACAACCAGGGGCTGTACCTTTACAGAGATTTGTTGGCTATTTTGTCAGTTCAACAGCAAGTAATACATATTTTTCAAGTCACAGCTGACGGCAGGTTCATAGACGTGCGCTCGATTGGCCGATTTTGTTATGAGGATGATGAATTTATGTTGGCAAGTGTGGGGAATGTTGATGCCAATGGACAACCTATTAGACCATACATGGAGACCTGCTTGAATGGACTCAAGCATCGCATTCTGGCACACTTGTGGAGATGTGCTCATAATGAGGGCACTCCATTAGCCATGGGAAGATTTTATCAGAATGTAGAGTTGTTCAGAGCACTACGAATGTGGAAGATGCAGCTATTTGATGGAAGAATTCTACTTATTAAGTATGCAAGTGAAGATGTCGTTACTTTAAGAGTGCCCGATCCAAACTCCCAACCATCATTTTTCATTGTGTATGATATGGAAACAACAAACGTCTTGGCTGTGTTTGAAAACACATCAGAAAAGTTGCTGGAACTTTTTGAACAGTTCTGTGATTCATTTCGAAATGCCATGTTGCATTCTCCAGCTCAGTTCACGTGTTCTGCATCTAGCAACATTTTTGCCCGGCAAATCCAAAGACGTTTCAAACACACAATTGTGAATGCAAAGTATGGAGGCTATACAGAGGCTGTCAAACGGCTTCTTGCTCAGCTTCCAATCAGCTCACAGTCATACAGTAGCAGTCCATATTTAGATTTGTCACTTTTTAAATATGATGACAAATGGGTATCAGTAATGGAAAGGCCCAAGGCTTGTGGAGATCACCCAATTAG GTTCTACTCCAGAGATGCAGGGCTTCTTAAATTTAAAATCCATGCGGGATTCTTGGGTCGCCCAATCCCACCCACTGGGAAGAGACTTGTGGCCTTCACATTCCATCCTCTTTACCCATTTGCTATCTCAGTGCAGAAGACCAATGCAGAATATGTTGTAAACTTTCATATCAGGCATCTCTCTGGTGGTTTAGAGCACACTTGA